A part of Tardiphaga sp. vice304 genomic DNA contains:
- the pstC gene encoding phosphate ABC transporter permease subunit PstC, whose amino-acid sequence MADMAVQSSSMEAAGPYDRAKALSAFKFGDQAFYWITRLCAMSVLLLLGGIILSLIAGAWPAMKEYGLAFLWTQRWAPANDPPVLGALGPIYGTLVTSVIAMAIAIPVGLGIAIFLTELCPQWLRRPIGMAIELLAGIPSIIYGMWGFFVLGPYLADHVQPFMIATFEGVPVLGTIFAGPPSYLSLFNAALILAIMVLPFITSISVDVFKTVPPVLKEAAYGVGCTTWEVVRNVVIPYTKVGVIGGIMLALGRALGETMAVTFIIGNSFRISGSLFGPGTTISAAIASEFAESDGLHQSALILLGLLLFVLTFFVLSGARLMLMRLEKKAGN is encoded by the coding sequence GTGGCAGATATGGCCGTACAGAGCTCGTCGATGGAAGCTGCCGGACCGTATGATCGTGCGAAGGCGCTGAGCGCCTTCAAGTTCGGTGATCAGGCATTTTACTGGATCACGCGCCTGTGCGCGATGTCCGTCCTGCTGCTTCTCGGCGGCATCATTCTCTCGCTGATCGCGGGCGCCTGGCCGGCGATGAAGGAATACGGCTTGGCGTTCCTGTGGACGCAGCGCTGGGCGCCGGCCAACGATCCGCCGGTGCTGGGTGCGCTCGGCCCGATCTACGGCACGTTGGTGACCTCGGTGATCGCCATGGCGATCGCCATTCCGGTCGGCCTCGGCATCGCGATTTTCCTCACCGAGCTGTGCCCGCAGTGGCTGCGCCGGCCGATTGGCATGGCAATCGAACTGCTCGCCGGCATTCCCTCGATCATCTACGGCATGTGGGGCTTCTTCGTGCTCGGGCCGTATCTGGCCGATCATGTGCAGCCGTTCATGATCGCCACTTTTGAAGGCGTGCCGGTTCTCGGCACCATCTTCGCCGGCCCGCCCTCTTATCTCAGCCTGTTCAACGCGGCGCTGATCCTCGCCATCATGGTGTTGCCCTTCATCACCTCGATCTCGGTCGACGTGTTCAAGACGGTGCCGCCGGTACTGAAGGAAGCCGCCTATGGCGTCGGCTGCACCACCTGGGAAGTCGTGCGCAATGTCGTCATCCCCTACACCAAGGTAGGCGTGATCGGCGGCATCATGCTGGCGCTCGGCCGCGCGCTCGGCGAGACGATGGCGGTGACCTTCATCATCGGCAACTCGTTCCGGATTTCCGGGTCGCTATTCGGGCCGGGCACCACTATCTCGGCAGCGATCGCCAGCGAGTTCGCGGAAAGCGATGGCCTGCACCAGTCCGCATTGATCCTGCTCGGCCTGCTGCTGTTCGTGCTGACATTCTTCGTGCTGTCGGGCGCGCGGCTGATGCTGATGCGTCTCGAAAAGAAGGCGGGTAACTAG
- the pstA gene encoding phosphate ABC transporter permease PstA, which yields MNPIYASRRRFDMLIRALCFGAAIFGVSWLALILFTLFSNGLAGLSVQLFTQNTPPPGSAEGGLLNAIVGSIIMTAIGVGIGAPLGLFAGTYLAEYGKNDRLTDVIRFINDILLSAPSIIIGLFVYGAVVVPMGGFSAFAGSLALAVIVIPVVVRTTEDMLGLVPNPLREAASALGLPRSLVIKRIAYRAARAGLITGVLLATARVAGETAPLLFTALSNQFFSLDLTRTMANLPVTINNFVQSPYEYWKQLAWSGALIITLAVLALNIGARILGAERTAK from the coding sequence ATGAACCCGATTTACGCTTCCCGCCGCCGTTTCGACATGCTGATCCGTGCGCTGTGCTTCGGCGCCGCCATCTTCGGCGTCTCCTGGCTGGCGCTGATCCTGTTCACGCTGTTCAGCAACGGCCTCGCCGGCCTCAGCGTGCAGTTGTTCACGCAGAACACGCCGCCGCCGGGCTCCGCCGAAGGTGGCCTGCTCAACGCCATCGTCGGCTCGATCATCATGACGGCGATCGGCGTCGGCATCGGCGCGCCGCTCGGCCTGTTCGCCGGCACCTATTTGGCCGAATACGGCAAGAACGACCGGCTCACCGATGTGATCCGCTTCATCAACGACATCCTGCTGTCGGCGCCCTCAATCATCATCGGCCTTTTCGTCTATGGCGCGGTGGTGGTGCCGATGGGCGGTTTCTCGGCCTTCGCCGGTTCATTGGCATTGGCCGTGATCGTGATCCCTGTGGTGGTCCGGACCACCGAGGACATGCTCGGCCTGGTGCCCAATCCGCTGCGCGAAGCGGCCTCGGCGCTCGGCCTGCCGCGTTCGCTGGTGATCAAGCGGATCGCCTACCGCGCCGCCCGCGCCGGCCTCATCACCGGCGTTCTGCTGGCGACGGCCCGCGTCGCCGGCGAAACTGCGCCCTTGCTGTTCACCGCGCTGAGCAACCAGTTCTTCAGCCTGGATCTCACCAGGACCATGGCCAACCTGCCGGTGACCATCAACAATTTCGTTCAAAGCCCCTACGAGTACTGGAAGCAGCTGGCCTGGAGCGGCGCTCTGATCATAACCCTGGCCGTACTTGCCCTTAACATTGGCGCGCGCATTCTCGGCGCCGAGAGGACAGCGAAATGA